The Lolium rigidum isolate FL_2022 chromosome 1, APGP_CSIRO_Lrig_0.1, whole genome shotgun sequence region TAGCTAACAGATGGCCTTTTCACACAGTTATTATCTCTCTAAAGGGACACACTTTTCGCTAAGTTATCTCGCACAATCACTCAAAATTGTGCACATGAATTCCTTTTCATCTAGTAATAgatacattttacaagaaaacaatgagaatggaaagacctTGTCGTTCGAAACTGTTTGTCTAAAACTTGAAGCTCAAGATTTTAGGAGGTTATCAAAAGGGACAATACACAAGGAAAATAATTCGAATTAGGTACTTCCACCATTTCCTCATCTTTTCGCCCATCTCCTTCTTGAGAAGAGAAGAAAGAATGGAGAACAGCAGTTCTTCACTCCTTTCCGAACAAAAATCTCATATAGCAGCCAGCACTTGGCTAGATCCTCTGGCCGTCGCCTTGCAATCTGCTTAGAGTTTGCTAAACTATTATCAGAAGTCATAGCATGAGAGATGACAAGCACAACAAGCCGCTGCATGCTTTCCCCAAAGTCTCTCACGGatcggaagaagacatgattGCCAGAAACATGGCCAAATTTGTCTctcaattaattaattaattactgCTGCTAGATCCACAGCAGAGTACAAGTCTAACCTTAATCAAATGCCATGCTCTTAGGACGCAGCAAGAATCTCAACTTGCTCTTTTCATCAGTACCATGTGGACCATCAAGCTGAAATACTATATAAGTAGGAAAAGAAAGACTGGAATTTGTCTAGGGGAGAGAGCAACTACACTGAGCGCTGTCCAATCAAGCACATGCACGCTGTACCCTCAGTCTACTAGTGGTCAATTTTTCATCCATTAGAGACTAGACTCCCTTTTCTGTAACAGCACTTTTTTTATGCTGAAATGCAATTAACCAGTACGGTACTGGAGATGCATTTTCCTACAAAGATCAACTGGTTCAAATGATCGGAAATCCTGACATGAGAAAAAAAGCTGACATGTTTTATTGTTTTACTTCTCTCGTCAGTAGACCAGACTTGCATCTGCACGGGTTTATGATAGCATAGTGTCACTGTGTCTACAAGAAGAGCTATGTACAGAACCTATGGCGAATAGATCTGCCCATGTTGTGCTAGCATTATTTTTCTACCTTCTGATGCATGTATGTACTACTGCATAGTGTATAGCACTAGCCTAGTTATAGGCTGCAAGCTTAGAGTGCACTGTGCACACACACAGCTCACTCACAGCAAGAAGTCCAAGGCTTGAAGTATGACCGCTCATGGGTACAGGAACCAAGATCCAAATGCCCTTTACCTGTACTTCTCCTGCCCGGGCATATTGTGTAGCATTTGATTtactctttttcatgctttcattACCTACCAAAACCACCATAGAAAATCAAACCACCTACACTTCTTCACTTGAGGAAAGAGATACACTATCGTACGTGTTCTGTTCCTGGTGAAACTTCACTGTAGACCAACTAAGAAAGATCCAACCCAATAAAGTATCTCTGCCTTCTCTGTCAGTCAGCACTGAAGAATGGCTGCACCTGCCTTCATCACATGACCTGCTGCATCCAATTGGTACATACATGGCAAGTTCTGCATCACACCAAGGAATTCTATCAAGGTTATTACTGCTGCCAGATGCCCATCACTGTCAGATGATGGGGCTCTTGTGATGAGAAAGTCTCAACAAATTTCCAAATCGGCAGGTAAACAAGTAGTAGTATTGCAGTATTGTACTGGTAGGCTAGTTGTAGGAAAATGCTCCACTGTCAATGTCAAAGTGGTCCAAGGAGAGAGGTATAGATGAATCAGCATGCACAGTGAAGTTTTATGGCCCATGAATTGCAGGGCACAGTGAATGATCAGTTTGCTTAGCACTGCATGCATGCAGGCACACAACCACACTTATGACCCCCACCATTGATTGCTGTGGCAGCAGGAATTTAGTGGTGTTCATGAGCTATGGCTGATGCTGGTTGTGATGATGCAGAACATTTGAGCTTCACTTGCAAAAGGAGGCCCACCAACAGTCAGACTATTCAGCTGAGAAACTGGCTTGCAGGGGTACACCACGGCACTGGTCCCTAGCCCCAACATGAGACAATTTCTGCAAATCTAGCTGATTTTTTCATTCACAGCTTGCAGAGATGTCCATAATTTACCAGCTGTTCTTATTTTTTAGTTTTAGCCAGTGGCTTATAACCATATGCGGCTGCCATGCTGCATAAGACCTCAAAGCTAATGCAGAGCAACGGAATTGGGATGCAACACCAATCTTTTTTCAGGCATTACACCTTTAGTATAAACATTTTTTGAACCTAAATGTACATATATCATAAGGACGGCAATGCTATCAGCTCAGAGGGCAGCCATGCTCGCTAGCTCTGCAAACTAGGCAGATGCCACAGGCAATGCGTCAACAGGGGAAAAGAATGGGGGAGCCATCCCGCCGAAGCTTGTTGTCGGAGAGATCCAGCTTGCTCATCTTCTCCTCGCACCACAGCAGCTGCTCCTTGCTGAGCTTTCCCATTCTCAGCACCCTCGACACGACTTTGATGTCGGTCAGGGCAAACAGCAGCTGGACTTCCTCCATTGTGCCtggccaggtcttgctcttccatCCCTTTTTCTTCTTGAACAGCTCTTTCACCTTCATCTCCTTCTGCGCGGTTGGTGATATGATTAGTTAGCAAGTCAAATCTTAACGCATAAACACTTCAACTGCACATATTTTGAAGGCAACAACAGCCATATCCATGCAAATAAGCTTCAAAAAAGTTATATCGTATTCGATGAATATCACAAGCACGTTACGGAAAATGCATTCAGCTACTAGCTGGGTTTTATTGTATCATCAGTGAAGAAAGAGATCGACATATCGTATCTAAACCAAGACAGCAGATTGAAAAATACCTGGTGATAACAAAGAATTGATATTTACAGCCTTATTACGGGCAAGAGTTATTAAGTCTAACCTTATCCAGAGAGGATTGAACTTGCTGAATCGAACTTCCTGTGTGGCCATTAACACTCATGAGGGCACTACTCTTTTTCTTGTCTTTCTTCAGGAAAAGACGGAAAGTTAAGATAGACTCTTCTAATAATTTGATGAGGTCAGATGCGAAGATTGATGCTTCCATTTGGTCTTCATCATTATCTTTCCTTTCCGCAACTGAATAGACAAAACAGGAACGAAAAGCAATATGACATATCAAAATGAGTATGGCATTGAATAAACACAGACATGTCAAGAAGTACATTACACGAGCAGTGGTACAAGGGTTCTGTAAAGTTCTAACCCAACAAAGCTAGAAAACATAGTTCTAATATATAAGCCGAACATAATAGACAAAAACTTATTTTTCCATAACAAACAAGGAACAGAAGGTAGGGCACAGCAAAAGTAGAAACACTAGGATTTATTGCACTAAGGGCTTTCCTTTACTGGAAGCTCAAGACGAAATTAGATGAAAGGATTTTTGCTATCAGATCTTACACACTACACATTGCAGATTCAACATTACAGTAGGAAAAATCCATCGCTCATTTAACCAAGCATTATAGGAGCAAAATACTTAAGTTTCAAGTTAATAAACTTTATAACCAAGTCCTACGACCAGTCCAGACTGAAGAAAATATTGGAAGTTACATACAAAGAATGAGGAAATCATGGGGCATGGCAACtgacatattttaaatttgttaATAGAATGCTCTTAAAACTTCTGTTCACCGCTTCATTTGCGAGTACAATGTTCTTCTGTTCACCACTTCAGTCATAGGCTGAGCACATGTACGGATCTTAAAAGTAGGCAACATGCGGTTCTTAGGGTTCAGGTGTTACCATCTTCAAAGTAATCTGAGTGACGTTATATACTCCTGCCTGCTGCTAATTTTCTTTGGCCAAGATGAATgtaagaaaacaagaaagaacccaGATTCAACAGCAGTACATATCGACCATAATTGATGCCACACTGTACAGAAGATTTGATTGGCTTGTAGCATGTGCATTGTGTGTACGCCATTGAATGATAATCTATTTACTGTCCTATTCACCTAGTACAAGCCAAAGAGAACCACACTCAAAATAACCTGGAAGGGACACACTCTGCATCTCATTTAATATGACAAACACAATCCATGTGTGTAAAGTCTAAACAGGACTCCCAAGATATACCACCCAATCTCCTACAGCCTAGCTAACCATAACCATTTCCACCATGAATAAGACTGTACAGGAAATAAGACGAACAGAACTTGTTGTCAATTACTCTTGGGTGGCATATTTTCCATGTACAGAACAGCATACAAATAACAATTATCAACAGTACGAATCATGCAGCCTCATAATAGCATGAGAGTTCTGTCACCATCTGTATCGTCTTTTACTAGCATGAGCTTTATCACACAGATTTTCAGATATAACGTCCTGAATATCTATGACAAACACAATCCATGTGTGTAAAGTCTAAACAGGACTCCCAAGATATACCACCCAATCTCCTACAGCCTAGCTAACCATAACCATTTCCACCATGAATAAGACTGTACAGGAAATAAGACGAACAGAACTTGTTGTCAATTACTCTTGGGTGGCATATTTTCCATGTACAGAACAGCATACAAATAACAATTATCAACAGTACGAATCATGCAGCCTCATAATAGCATGAGAGTTCTGTCACCATCTGTATCGTCTTTTACTAGCATGAGCTTTATCACACAGATTTTCAGATATAACGTCCTGAATATCGCACATGGTTCCCAGCGTAATCTTTGACCATTGAATTCTGATGTAGTACTATATTTATAACACGCAagaaattttgaaatttgttcttcGAGACCAAATCTACACATATGACTTGGACTGTCTACATGATATATTGATATCATGTATCCAACCTAAATAGTTAACAGATATCGGAGCCTAAGTTCAACTACCCGAGATGTCATCGGTTTCTGTTCACTAGTGGGAGTACTAGGAAACAAATAAAACCATATGCACCTGCAGGTTTTAAATACAAGAGGCATTTAAAATAGAAACTATTATGTGTCGCTGAAAACCAAAAATGAACTTGCTGTCATCTAAAATTTCAACCATACCAGTTAATGAAAGCAAGCTTTAACAGTAAGTGAGGTTTGAACTATGAACTATTGACTGAAAGGTCCAAGCTGTTGCTCAAAAGCGGACTATACCAAAAAAAAATACACATCAGAACAGCGTTAGATCAAAAAATTATCTTCGATCAGAAATGTCAGTTGTTCTCTGTTTATAGTCATTTACCCACAGTCAGTGTATCCAGAAATGGTTGTAAATTCACTACCGGTATTTCTTCAAATTATCACATTCATGTACTAACAGGGAAATAGCAGTCTACCTGATCAGGTAcaatatactacctccatttatagatataaggtgtataatTTTTGGCACAGATATTAAAGAATGCAAGTTGAGCAAAAATTACACCAGGTTTAGGCGGGATTACCCCTGGAAAATTGACgtgagaaaatagaggagtttgTAAAAGATAAGGAAACACAATCACATCCCTAAAAAAATTGTCCAGACAAGTTGTGCAACGCAACAGACCTTATATTCTggattttctcaaaaaactatacaccttatatctagaaacggagggagtacttaacaATCTAATCTAGTTGTATAGGGAAAAGAACGAGTTGACCTGATCGCGTGATATAAGATATACCAGTAATAATAAATGCTCACATTTCAGGTACATTACAAGATTAAAATCACAAAACCAAACAAAAAAAATGTGTGTTTGACTGTTGTGTGTCATGGGAGCATCCTACAACATCATACTATACAGTACCTTTAGTGCAGCTAAACATAGGCAGTGGTACTTCTAGTTCTGCGAAGTGCTTATACCTTGTGATGTTTTCAATAGAAACAATGGTGTAACATGTACAGTATATCAGAGCTCAGAAGGCTGAGTACAATTTGTTGGTTATCGCTGTGCAATCCATAAGAATTTAGAACAAGATGCTGAATCCTAACCAATCAAACATAACAGCTATTAAAACAAGTTCTGATGTGGCAACAcaaattgattataaaatcaAATAATTCACCAAGAGAACTCAAGAGTGAATTGCACTGCCGTCTGTTGTGAATTTCAATGTCAGATGATAGGATACATTTGTGGTAAAAAACTGTAATAACTATAATCCAAAGCATCATACCTTGAAAAGTGGGGACCTGGAGCAACTTAGACAAGGAACTCCGAGAACGTGCATAGATCTCAACTCTTGATCCTTGCTCAAATGGTTCATTCTCAACAAATCTTTGCAACAGAACCTGGAACTGCTGAAATGCTTGAGCAGCACAGCTATAGGTGGTAGGGTTCTCAGGTTGTGCTGCCAAGATCAGACTCAGGTGCATGTAAGTACAATGAATAGCCTCCCAGCTTAAGGAAACATGAGCAACATATGCGGTCTCGAGTGTTTGGTAAGGGTCATCCTCGGTCTGCTGCTGCTGCAGATGCTCGCAGTCCTCCTGAAGCTCATCCCTCTTTTTGAATGAGAGACTGCGCAAGGTTGATGCCAATTTGGATGCTGATCTAGGCGACTTTTTTGAGATGTTGAATAACCCTGGAAAGTTTGTTTTTCAAATATTAGAAAGATGAAAGGGATGGTTTTATGGATTATCTGCACTCTATAAAACAGCAAACAAATCGTCTAATTTGGTAAGATATCTACATGCATAAGAGAAGTAGTATTACataacgaagaggaggaggaacccgCAAGTCACAAATAACAATCTAATAAGCAGCAGCAACTTTCCTATTTCTAAAGGTTTGAGTTGGTGGTGAATTCACTCATCCTGATCTACTCTTACATGTGGGACCTTTTGCACAAAATAGACTGAAATAACTTTTTACCATCTAACCCATACCAAGAGTATGACAGCAATAGACAGGAAAACTATTAAAGTAGCCTGGAATCATTTTCCTGATGATTCTTCCATCAGCCGTTTTTCCCCAGCCACAGTCCTCTTGCCACCTCTCTTCTCTAATGGCCGTCCTCCCAAAATTCTGAACTATGACCCTGCTTCAAATTTCCAATGCTTTTCCCGTAGCCCCTTCAATTGCTACAGCACTATGTCGACGACATGCCCCTCCATCACTCCATGCCTTATCGCTTTTTCCTCTCCACCGAAAATTGAAAAGTggtgtgtttttattttctttttcttttgagagGATAGTCGTATAGTGGAACATGTAAGAGGACTAAAAGTGGGCGAAACCCGACATATTTGTAATTTATACAACCCAAATCAGGATGAAGCATAAGTAGTTTAACTGGTATAAAATGTTGAATTGTTTTTCATGTTTATGAGAACATATTGGTTTATTTTTTTTATCTGGTGCAAAGCACGTGCACTTTGCTAGTATCTTCCCTATTTCTAAAGGTTAAGTTGGTTGTGAGTTCACTCACCCTGTTTACTCTTACATGTGGGACGCTTTACAAAGAAATAGACTAAAATGACTTGTACCATCTAACCTATACCAAAACTGACAAAATAGAGGAAAAATCTATTAAAGTAGCCTCAAATCATTTTCTTCATGATTCTTCCATCCGCTGTCTTTCTTCCTCAGCCATGGTCCTCTTGTCACCTCTCCTCTAATCACTGTCTTCTAAAAATTCTGAACTATGATCCTGATTTAAATTTTCCAATGCCTCTCCCATGTCCCCTTCAATTGCTACAGCTCTGTGTCGACGACATACTGTGCCATGCCTTCACTTTTTCCTCAACCGAAACTTGAAAAGTAAGTGGAgtgcttttatttattttttatcttTTAAGACTTAAGAGGATTGCAACATAGTTGAACATGTAAGAGGACTAAAACTGGGGTGAAACCTGACATAATTGCAATGGTATACAACCCAAACCAGGATGAAGCCTAAGTAGTTCAACTGGTACAAAATGCTGAGCTGTTTTTCATTATTTGGTTTATTATATATCTGGTGCAACGCACGTGCGCTTTGTCAGTTCCAGAAAAACAAACAGTACATGACGTGTGTTTCGAGTGCACGCAGAAAGACGACAAAAGTTTTATGGAGGCAGCCTGCAGTCAGCACCATAAAGTAAATAAGTTAAATTGCTCAAACAATAGAACTGTCAAAGATGACAACTAATATAATACCAAATCAAACTGCCACTTAGCATCTACATATGATTGACCATCAAAGCTCATAAGATGCACAACTACCATTCAAGGTTTAGAATTTACCCTATAAAAAATTGATGGTGTGTGGAAAATAATATTGCCATGTAACAAATGAAGAAGAGTAACTGAAGTGTTGCTTCAGGACTAATATGGCCAACCAGATAGCATGAACAAAGTAAAACACACATTGTGTCGGCGACATACCCCTCCTTGCCTTTTCACTTTTTCCTCTCCACCAGAAATTGAAAAGTGgtgtgtttttatttattttttattttgacagGATTGTCGTTTAGTGGAACATGTAGGAGGACTAAAAGTGGGGTGAAACCCGATAAATTTGTAGTGTTATACAGCACAAATCAGTTAAGTATAAAATGTCAAATTGTTTTTCATGTTTGGGGGCAAATATTAGTTTGTTTTTTATCCGGTGCAACGAACGCGCACTTTGCTAGTATGCAGAAAAGAAACAgcacatgacatatgtttcaagcgCAAGGAGAAAGGCGACAAAGGTTTTGTTGCGGCAACCTACACTCAGCACCAAAAGGTGAAAATCATGAAATTCCACAACCAATAGAATTGTCAAACATGACAACTAACATCATACCAAATGAGACCACCAGTTAGCATAAGAAACGACATGTTATTGGTCATCAAAACTCGTAAGATGCTGAATCATCAATATAGCAACCTAGCATATACACAAAAACATCCGATGGTGCGTTGAATTGGACAGGTCAAATAATGCAGTTATGTAACAGATGAAGAGCAATAACTGAAATGTCGCTTGGAGACTAATACGGCCAACCAGATAGCATGAACAAAGTAAAGCATATTGCGTGGCATTCGACTCAAGATGCAAAAACCCTATGCAACCATACAAGGTAGAGTACAATGTGCTCACCTGAATCCTTCAATGTCTGTGTAATCATCTTATCAAACGCCAGCATCCTCTGGCAGTACTTGTCATAGAGCGAGTCGAACCCGCACAACGGGAAGCCTTGGCCGACGTCGGACTCCATCCACTCCCTAGAGctactcccctcctcctcctcgtccccatcctcctccacctccgcattCTCGTCCTCGGGGATTTTTACCATGAAGTTGTTCATCCTTATCTCCTTGAGCCTCCGCTTCACGTCATTGACGATGTCATccccatcgtcctcctcctcctcctcatcttccccaTCCTCCCCTCCCCCGTTGGCcatacccgccgccgccgcctcagggTTCTCCTCGGAGATGTCGCCCTCCGAAGCCACATTCCCGGCGGTGGCATCCTCGTCGGCTTCCAGGGTCTCACCCTCGCCCCTGGCGCTCTTCCGGGCCTTCCCGAACTTCTTGAGCTTGAAGAAATCCATGATCCGGGGACTCCCAAAACCGAAACTGCGCTAAAATGTTTCTCCCCCTTTGCCTTTCTCCCCGATCCAAAGGCCGCTCCTTTTTGCCTATCCTGCCAAAAAGAAAGCACGGGAATCACCAAATGGGTAAAAAGGATCGAGATGGAAACGGAACACCTCGCTGCTAGAACCCTAGGAAACCAGAAGAAAACCTCGAGAAAAGAAACTGTTCCCCCCGGCCTCACCTCGCGTCTCGCGGAACGGAGCGATCCCCCCGGAAGAACGCTGGCGAGCAGCCGGGGCTCAGATACAAGATCCGCGGACCGAGCCCCGGAGAGCCTCAGGAGATCCCCCTCGCGCCGGAGAGCTCCTGCGCGAATCAACCGCGCGGACGGCTGGCCTTTCGCGTTTGCTGCAGCCGGTGCTGATTCTGATTCTGAttcttgtgctgctgctgctcgtgaGCCTCGTGAGCCGTGACTCACTGCGTCAGGGGGAGTGGAGC contains the following coding sequences:
- the LOC124678491 gene encoding uncharacterized protein LOC124678491, with translation MDFFKLKKFGKARKSARGEGETLEADEDATAGNVASEGDISEENPEAAAAGMANGGGEDGEDEEEEEDDGDDIVNDVKRRLKEIRMNNFMVKIPEDENAEVEEDGDEEEEGSSSREWMESDVGQGFPLCGFDSLYDKYCQRMLAFDKMITQTLKDSGLFNISKKSPRSASKLASTLRSLSFKKRDELQEDCEHLQQQQTEDDPYQTLETAYVAHVSLSWEAIHCTYMHLSLILAAQPENPTTYSCAAQAFQQFQVLLQRFVENEPFEQGSRVEIYARSRSSLSKLLQVPTFQVAERKDNDEDQMEASIFASDLIKLLEESILTFRLFLKKDKKKSSALMSVNGHTGSSIQQVQSSLDKKEMKVKELFKKKKGWKSKTWPGTMEEVQLLFALTDIKVVSRVLRMGKLSKEQLLWCEEKMSKLDLSDNKLRRDGSPILFPC